In a single window of the Gadus macrocephalus chromosome 6, ASM3116895v1 genome:
- the pigv gene encoding palmitoyltransferase ZDHHC18-A, whose product MDVRVVLHFAIVTRALSLLLQALLNAAIPDHEADAFRPPRVEEPLYLDSAVEWCFGGLSHWDAEHYLFIAERGYLYEHNFAFFPLLPVILRGLAETLLWPLSGWLSVRGRLLLAVAVGNSALFLLSAVALYAMSRVVLQDRRLALLSSLLYCLTPANVFMTSGYSESLFAALTFGGLFLLEKGFTFRACLALGIATAARSNGLVNIGFLLYLPSLNALSQIRAYRTTTTGRGKALRYAWVVARLLVTSLLGTGLIALPFCAFQYYGYRTFCTPSTALERVPPALVSLARRKGYRMPDENGPPPLWCMRPLPLLYTHIQDVYWDVGFLRYFELKQIPNFLLALPMASLGIMAAYAYYQANPDMCLRLGLWESARRRLDKPTPGFFNPKVFVYVVHSTALLIFGTLCMHVQVLTRFLASSTPVPFWISAHLLLLNEPLLHRRKTSVPNVQLRAHGATRSGGANPLHNPVSALLPHWRNCSATTQCILGYFLSYWVLGLALHCNFLPWT is encoded by the exons ATGGATGTCAGAGTAGTTCTACATTTCGCCATCGTTACAAGAGCTCTGTCTCTGTTGTTGCAG GCTCTGTTAAATGCTGCCATTCCCGATCATGAAGCCGATGCCTTCAGACCCCCAAGAGTCGAGGAGCCTCTGTATTTGGACTCTGCTGTGGAGTGGTGTTTTGGCGGACTTTCTCATTGGGATGCCGAGCATTACCTCTTCATTGCCGAGAGAGGTTACCTGTATGAGCACAACTTCGCTTTCTTCCCCCTTCTCCCGGTGATTCTGCGCGGCCTGGCGGAGACGCTGCTGTGGCCCCTCAGCGGTTGGCTGTCGGTGAGGGGAAGGCTGCTCCTAGCGGTTGCTGTGGGCAACAGTGCCCTCTTCCTTCTGAGCGCTGTAGCGTTGTATGCAATGAGCAGAGTCGTTCTGCAGGACAGGCGCCTGGCTCTCCTCTCCAGCCTGCTGTACTGCCTCACTCCCGCCAACGTCTTCATGACCTCGGGCTACTCGGAGAGCTTGTTTGCCGCGCTCACCTTCGGCGGCCTCTTCCTCCTGGAGAAAGGGTTCACCTTCAGAGCCTGCCTCGCGCTGGGCATCGCCACGGCGGCCCGGTCCAACGGCCTGGTGAACATCGGGTTCCTGCTGTACCTGCCGTCGCTGAACGCGCTGTCCCAGATCCGCGCGTACCGCACCACGACCACGGGCCGCGGCAAGGCGCTCCGCTACGCGTGGGTCGTCGCGCGCCTCCTGGTCACCTCGCTGCTGGGCACGGGCCTCATCGCGCTGCCCTTCTGCGCGTTCCAGTACTACGGCTACCGGACGTTCTGCACGCCGTCCACCGCCCTGGAGCGCGTCCCGCCGGCGCTCGTCTCCCTGGCCAGGAGGAAGGGCTACCGGATGCCCGACGAGAACGGGCCGCCGCCGCTGTGGTGCATGAGGCCCCTGCCGCTGCTCTACACGCACATCCAGGACGTGTATTGGGACGTGGGCTTCCTGCGCTACTTTGAGCTGAAGCAGATCCCCAACTTCCTGCTCGCCCTGCCCATGGCCAGCCTGGGCATCATGGCGGCGTACGCGTACTACCAGGCCAACCCGGACATGTGCCTCCGACTGGGGCTCTGGGAGAGCGCCCGCCGGCGTCTGGACAAGCCCACGCCGGGGTTCTTCAACCCCaaggtgtttgtgtacgtggTGCACTCCACGGCGCTTTTGATATTCGGGACGTTGTGCATGCACGTTCAG GTTCTGACCCGATTCCTGGCCTCGTCCACGCCCGTCCCGTTCTGGATCAGcgctcacctcctcctgctcaacGAACCGCTGCTCCACCGGCGCAAGACGTCGGTGCCCAATGTTCAGCTGCGGGCGCACGGCGCGACGAGGAGCGGGGGCGCGAACCCGCTCCACAACCCCGTCAGTGCACTGCTCCCCCACTGGAGGAACTGCTCAGCCACCACgcaatgcatcctgggatactTCTTGTCTTACTGGGTGCTTGGCTTGGCGCTCCATTGCAATTTCTTGCCCTGGACTTAA
- the zdhhc18a gene encoding palmitoyltransferase ZDHHC18a isoform X1 — protein MKSCEYQQIDPRTLSASNPSAQSCAGGQSSAQRSRRKWEVFPGKNRFYCDGRIILARQSGVLPLTLGLIVVTCGLFFAFDCPFLVEHLTVFIPVIGGVLFVFVVVSLLQTSLTDPGILPRATPDEAADVERQIDTTGTSSYRPPPRTREIVIREQVVKLKYCFTCKMFRPPRTSHCSLCDNCVERFDHHCPWVGNCVGRRNYRFFYSFIISLSFLISFIFGCVITHLTLRSQSGKGLVQSIQESPGSVVELVICFFSIWSVVGLSGFHTYLVASNLTTNEDIKGAWSSKRGAADSVNPYSHNSVFTNCCVTLCGPMPPSLIDRRGSVPPDDPSAAAAAAAAPELELPPFMAKSDTRMSPKELLERVVRSSELCLLGRPTAPKTAALEQEEPAPRDPRCSSCSSSSSSSSSSSPSSPGCWEGRPPCPPPPKAAPCHPYGRGARRGSLDSVNPAFRLALPSPALSHAPLVVVVVVGGAAGSALVPPH, from the exons ATGAAGAGTTGTGAGTACCAGCAGATAGACCCACGGACGCTTTCCGCGTCCAACCCGTCCGCACAGAGCTGCGCCGGCGGGCAGAGCAGTGCCCAGCGGAGCCGGAGGAAGTGGGAAGTTTTCCCTGGAAAGAATAGATTTTACTGCGATGGACGAATAATTCTCGCCAGACAGAGTGGGGTCCTCCCTCTGACACTGGGCCTTATTGTTGTGACTTGTGGCCTTTTCTTTGCGTTCGA CTGCCCGTTCCTAGTGGAGCATTTGACCGTCTTTATACCTGTGATCGGCGGAGTGCTTTTTGTATTCGTGGTCGTCTCCCTTCTACAAACCAGTCTCACCGACCCGGGCATACTACCCAGGGCAACGCCAGACGAGGCAGCAGACGTTGAGCGGCAGATCG ACACAACGGGGACGTCTTCGTACCGACCCCCGCCGCGCACACGGGAGATTGTCATCAGGGAGCAGGTGGTGAAGCTTAAGTACTGCTTCACCTGCAAGATGTTCCGGCCTCCCCGGACCTCCCACTGCAGCCTGTGTGACAACTGTGTGG AGCGGTTCGACCACCACTGCCCGTGGGTGGGGAACTGCGTGGGCAGACGCAACTACCGCTTCTTCTACAGCTTCatcatctccctctccttcctgatCTCCTTCATATTCGGCTGCGTCATCACCCACCTTACCTTAC GCTCCCAATCAGGGAAAGGTCTTGTCCAATCGATCCAGGAAAGTCCTGGAAG CGTCGTGGAGCTGGTCATCTGTTTCTTCTCCATCTGGTCGGTGGTGGGCCTCTCGGGCTTCCACACGTACCTGGTGGCCTCCAACCTGACGACGAACGAAGAC ATAAAGGGCGCCTGGTCCAGTAAAAGAGGGGCGGCGGACAGCGTGAACCCGTACAGCCACAACAGCGTCTTCACCAACTGCTGTGTCACGCTGTGTGGGCCCATGCCCCCGAG CCTGATTGACAGACGCGGTTCGGTTCCCCCCGACGACccgtccgccgccgccgccgccgccgccgccccagaGCTCGAGCTGCCTCCTTTCATGGCCAAGAGCGACACGCGCATG AGCCCAAAGGAGCTGCTGGAGAGGGTGGTCCGCTCGTCAGAACTCTGCCTCCTGGGTCGGCCCACCGCCCCCAAGACCGCCGCCCTCGAACAGGAGGAGCCTGCACCCCGAGACCCCCGctgctcctcctgttcctcctcctcctcctcctcctcttcctcctcaccttcGTCCCCAGGCTGCTGGGAGGGacggcccccctgcccccccccccccaaggccgCTCCCTGCCACCCGTACGGCCGGGGCGCCCGGAGGGGGTCGCTGGACTCTGTTAACCCGGCCTTCCGCCTGGCCTTGCCCTCCCCCGCGCTAAGCCACGcccccctggtggtggtggtggtggtggggggggcagccGGCTCCGCCCTCGTCCCGCCGCACTGA
- the tent5ba gene encoding terminal nucleotidyltransferase 5ba, translating to MSCDDVSDQSRRFCVLPWDQVQRLDSILAETIPIHGRGNFPTLSVQPRLLVQVVRARLEERGVCVRNVKLNGSAASHVLHQDAGLGYKDLDLIFAVSLGDERAFRLVKDVVLDCLLDFLPAGVCKERISPLALKEAYVQKLVKVRTDTDRWSLISLCNNTGKNVELKFVDSLRRQFEFSVDSFQICLDSLLLFDRCSPTCMSPSFHPSVVGESAYGDFEEAVAHLRRRTIATRSPEEIRGGGLLKYCHLLARGFRAESEADMKRLQRYMCSRFFIDFPDLGEQHRKLEAYLRNHFAGMEHKRYECLTTLHRVVDESTVCLMGHERRQTLGLISALALRVLAEQNAIPCNVTCFYQPAAYVQDVNFSNYYIAHAQPPLMASPCSASYQTWLSCN from the exons ATGTCTTGCGACGATGTGTCTGATCAGAGTCGTCGGTTCTGTGTGTTGCCTTGGGACCAGGTGCAGCGTCTGGACTCGATCCTGGCAGAAACTATTCCCATTCATGGACGTGGAAACTTCCCAACTCTATCCGTACAACCGCGGCTGCTAGTTCAG GTGGTGCGGGCGAGGCTCGAGGAGAGGGGCGTGTGCGTTCGGAACGTGAAGCTCAACGGCTCTGCAGCCAGCCACGTGCTGCACCAGGACGCGGGCCTGGGCTACAAGGACCTGGACCTGATCTTCGCCGTGTCGCTGGGCGACGAGCGGGCCTTccgcctggtgaaggacgtggTGCTGGACTGcctgctggacttcctgccgGCGGGGGTCTGCAAGGAGCGCATCTCGCCACTCGCCCTCAAGGAGGCGTACGTGCAGAAGCTGGTGAAGGTGCGCACCGACACGGACCGCTGGAGCCTCATCTCGCTGTGCAACAACACGGGCAAGAACGTGGAGCTGAAGTTCGTGGACTCGCTGCGGCGCCAGTTCGAGTTCAGCGTGGACTCCTTCCAGATCTGCCTGGACTCGCTGCTGCTGTTCGACCGCTGCTCGCCGACGTGCATGTCGCCCAGCTTCCACCCCAGCGTGGTGGGCGAGAGCGCGTACGGGGACTTTGAGGAGGCGGTGGCGCACCTCCGCCGCCGGACCATCGCCACGCGCTCCCCAGAGGAGATCCGCGGCGGCGGCCTGCTCAAGTACTGCCACCTGCTGGCGCGGGGCTTCCGGGCCGAGTCGGAGGCGGACATGAAGCGGTTGCAGCGCTACATGTGCTCGCGCTTCTTCATCGACTTCCCCGACCTGGGCGAGCAGCACCGCAAGCTGGAGGCCTACCTGCGGAACCACTTTGCGGGCATGGAGCACAAGCGCTACGAGTGCCTGACGACGCTGCACCGCGTGGTGGACGAGAGCACCGTGTGCCTGATGGGCCACGAGCGGCGGCAGACGCTCGGCCTCATCTCGGCGCTGGCGCTCAGGGTGCTGGCGGAGCAGAACGCCATCCCCTGCAACGTCACGTGCTTCTACCAGCCCGCCGCCTACGTGCAGGACGTCAACTTCAGTAATTATTACATAGCGCACGCGCAGCCGCCCCTGATGGCGTCCCCGTGCAGTGCCTCATACCAGACGTGGCTGTCGTGTAACTGA
- the zdhhc18a gene encoding palmitoyltransferase ZDHHC18a isoform X2: MKSCEYQQIDPRTLSASNPSAQSCAGGQSSAQRSRRKWEVFPGKNRFYCDGRIILARQSGVLPLTLGLIVVTCGLFFAFDCPFLVEHLTVFIPVIGGVLFVFVVVSLLQTSLTDPGILPRATPDEAADVERQIDTTGTSSYRPPPRTREIVIREQVVKLKYCFTCKMFRPPRTSHCSLCDNCVERFDHHCPWVGNCVGRRNYRFFYSFIISLSFLISFIFGCVITHLTLRSQSGKGLVQSIQESPGSVVELVICFFSIWSVVGLSGFHTYLVASNLTTNEDIKGAWSSKRGAADSVNPYSHNSVFTNCCVTLCGPMPPSLIDRRGSVPPDDPSAAAAAAAAPELELPPFMAKSDTRMEENCQDFALSCTA, from the exons ATGAAGAGTTGTGAGTACCAGCAGATAGACCCACGGACGCTTTCCGCGTCCAACCCGTCCGCACAGAGCTGCGCCGGCGGGCAGAGCAGTGCCCAGCGGAGCCGGAGGAAGTGGGAAGTTTTCCCTGGAAAGAATAGATTTTACTGCGATGGACGAATAATTCTCGCCAGACAGAGTGGGGTCCTCCCTCTGACACTGGGCCTTATTGTTGTGACTTGTGGCCTTTTCTTTGCGTTCGA CTGCCCGTTCCTAGTGGAGCATTTGACCGTCTTTATACCTGTGATCGGCGGAGTGCTTTTTGTATTCGTGGTCGTCTCCCTTCTACAAACCAGTCTCACCGACCCGGGCATACTACCCAGGGCAACGCCAGACGAGGCAGCAGACGTTGAGCGGCAGATCG ACACAACGGGGACGTCTTCGTACCGACCCCCGCCGCGCACACGGGAGATTGTCATCAGGGAGCAGGTGGTGAAGCTTAAGTACTGCTTCACCTGCAAGATGTTCCGGCCTCCCCGGACCTCCCACTGCAGCCTGTGTGACAACTGTGTGG AGCGGTTCGACCACCACTGCCCGTGGGTGGGGAACTGCGTGGGCAGACGCAACTACCGCTTCTTCTACAGCTTCatcatctccctctccttcctgatCTCCTTCATATTCGGCTGCGTCATCACCCACCTTACCTTAC GCTCCCAATCAGGGAAAGGTCTTGTCCAATCGATCCAGGAAAGTCCTGGAAG CGTCGTGGAGCTGGTCATCTGTTTCTTCTCCATCTGGTCGGTGGTGGGCCTCTCGGGCTTCCACACGTACCTGGTGGCCTCCAACCTGACGACGAACGAAGAC ATAAAGGGCGCCTGGTCCAGTAAAAGAGGGGCGGCGGACAGCGTGAACCCGTACAGCCACAACAGCGTCTTCACCAACTGCTGTGTCACGCTGTGTGGGCCCATGCCCCCGAG CCTGATTGACAGACGCGGTTCGGTTCCCCCCGACGACccgtccgccgccgccgccgccgccgccgccccagaGCTCGAGCTGCCTCCTTTCATGGCCAAGAGCGACACGCGCATG GAGGAGAACTGTCAGGACTTTGCTTTGTCCTGCACGGCCTGA